From Grus americana isolate bGruAme1 chromosome 11, bGruAme1.mat, whole genome shotgun sequence, a single genomic window includes:
- the VHL gene encoding von Hippel-Lindau disease tumor suppressor yields MSPPGPGPEGGGGGPCLRSVNTRELSEVVFNNRSPRSVLPIWVDFEGRPRYYPVLQPRTGRIMHSYRGHLWLFRDAGTNDGLLVNQQELFVAAPNVNKADITLPVFTLKERCLQVVRSLVKPMDYRKLDIVRSLYEELEDHPDIRKDLQRLSLERSETLKNGILE; encoded by the exons ATGTCGCCACCGGGACCGGGGCCTGAGGGAGGTGGCGGCGGGCCGTGCCTGCGCTCCGTTAACACGCGAGAACTCTCCGAGGTCGTCTTCAACAACCGCAGCCCCCGCTCCGTTCTCCCGATCTGGGTGGACTTTGAGGGCAGGCCGCGTTACTATCCGGTTCTGCAGCCGCGTACCGGACGGATTATGCATAGCTACCGGG GTCATCTCTGGCTGTTCCGGGATGCGGGGACAAACGATGGCCTCCTTGTCAACCAGCAGGAGCTGTTTGTAGCGGCTCCCAATGTGAATAAAGCAGACATCACGCTGCCAG TGTTCACCCTGAAAGAGAGATGTCTCCAGGTTGTTCGCAGTCTGGTCAAACCGATGGATTACAGGAAACTGGACATTGTTCGATCATTATATGAAGAGCTGGAAGATCATCCAGATATTAGGAAGGATCTTCAGCGACTTTCTCTGGAGAGAAGTGAAACATTGAAGAATGGAATTCTGGAATAA